From the genome of Cryptococcus neoformans var. grubii H99 chromosome 11, complete sequence:
ACATACTCCCAACTATACGCTGatatcctctctctcgGCTCTACTCTTAggcctcttctctccgTGCCCGAAGCTCGAGTTGTCGTTCTTTGCGAAAAGGGCTACCTTGTTGCCCTCAGCATGTTGTCCATATGGACAGCAGGAGGGCTGAGCGTTAAAATTCTaccttctttgcctcttcCAGAGCAATCTTACATGGCGATTAATAGCGACGCTAGCCTTGTCATTTGTGATGCTAATAATAAACCTCGCGCGGATGAGCTCAAGGCAGAtatggagaaagaggacaTCAAGGCAATGGTACTTGAGATCAATTTGAATGGGGTGAGGAAGGCAGTATACGGCAAAAATGGTGCTGAAGCCCTCAGCAAAATGTCGGAACTCCATGGCGAGAGAAGGGCCATGATGCTTTTTACTAGTGGTATGTGAAgttcttttttttgtaTTGTGCAGTTTATGTCAAATCTAACTTGGCTGACAATAGCTTTTAGACCGGTCGACCTAAAGGTGTAGTTACCCGACACTCGGCTCTCACGGCCCAAGTATCTGCTGTTGTCCAATTCTGGCGCTGGACCTCGTCCGATAACCTCCTTCACACCTTACCGCTCAACCATTTGCATGGCATTGTcgttgctcttcttcccaccatCTGGGCTGGGGCGACCGTTGAACTCTGGGAAAAGTTTGACGGCAGAGGCAtttggatgagatggattAATAATGAGGGTAAAATCCCTATAACTATGTTCTTTGGTGTTCCTACAGTTTACTCTCGACTGATCCAGTCTCATTCCATGCTGCCCAAGGAGCTTCGGCCGATTGCTTCAGAGGCTTCATCCAAGTTGTGTTTGCAAGTTTCAGGCTCGGCTCCTCTCCCTGAAAGCATTAAAAAAACgtgggaaaggaaggaggtaTTGGAGGCGGACAAGTATTGTTGGAGCGATACGGAATGACAGAAACAGGCGTAATTGCGAGCACCGGTTGGGAGAATGACAAGAGAGTGAAAGTGAGTAATGGCTGTTCCCATCATGAAGCGTTAACTTGCCAATGCGTCTTGAGAGGGGCACGTTGGCTACGCTCTCCCCGGAACCGAAATTCGACTTTGGAATGAAGAGTTAAATCAGGCCATCACTGCTTTCGACACTCAAGGTGAAATCCGAGTGCGTGGTCCATCCATTACAACAGAGTACTGGCGTCTCCCTGAGGCTACAGCCAAAGAGTTTGTGGATGCTGGTTCAAGCCTGGTGATATTGGTGTGTGGTCTTCAGATACTGCAGCTCAGAATCAATTGAAGGTGCtagggaggaagagcacCGACATCATCAAAAGTGGTGGAGAGAAAATTAGTGCGTTAGAGATTGAAAGGGCCATCTTGGAGCTCCCGGGTATGAAAGATTGCGCGGTAGTGGGTGTtgatgacgaagaatggGGCCAAATCGTAAGGTCGTCTGCGGCAATTTTGGGATTTGTGCATTGATTCCACGGTAAGGTTTCGGTATGTTTGGTAACCTCCCGTCCGAGTGTGACAGTCAATGGGATTCGAAACGAGCTTCGAAGCGTCCTTGCGCCTTACAAGCTCCCAAAGTTGCTCAAGGTTTATGAGGGTGAAATCCCGCGAAATGTGAGTGCGGTTCAATGGGTTGGATGGAACCTAAGAACTGGCCGCTGATTTTCACGTCTCAGAACATGGGAAAGGTAAATAAGAAAAAGCTTGCTTTGGAGGCCTTCCCTAAATGGATTGTGAGATATATCAGGATACGCTTACAGTTTATTCTGATGCACCCTTATTAACTGGAAATCCCTAAATGGCGACTCCTCAATATACTACGTGCGATGCCCAGGAGGGCGATATTATAGCTGCCGTAgactttcctctccttctgctcaTCGTAATCAATCAGTACTGAATGAATAATGGCCCAACCACGATGGACCCCCATCTCTGCTTTGAAAAGTGCAATTTACCACTGCAATAAACACCAGTATCTCTTTGCTGAAAGGTACTACAATATTTTAAGAGGTTTGACAAGCACtaagaaaaaagaaaccGATGATCAATTGACTCACGCTTTATAATAGTCCGTAGTTACAGTTATAAATGTCACGTAATAGAGACAACCCACTCTTCCAACCAGATCGAATGCACCACTTTCCAACAACGTTCATCAAAGGTATATTAGCTCAGCCGTACCTTACTTTGTATAATCGCTCAGTTACTTAGTTTGCGCTGCTTAGTGCGTAAGGCCCATCTTCAAGCAACCCCCCGCTACGTCCACACTTTCCCAatcaaccttcttcttcccttcttccccttctcgtTCATCTCCCTGATCACCAACATCTGCTTGAACCTGTCGTTGTCGGCCTCGAATGTATAATAATGTATTTCGGAAGTGCTTTTATCGTTTATCAGCTACAGTAATAGAACGGTTAGAAAGAGCGCTCACCTTGATGATCATATCCCCGCCACTGACACCTTCCACTAACCCTCCACCAGCTGAGCTGGGATGGACGTCTCCGCCACTGTTCACCGAGTCGATATTTGAGGTGATAAGCTCCACCAGAGAATTGACGTATTTGGGCGTGACAGCTTCCACCCCTTGTTCGAAATAATAGACATATCGATCAAGAGCATCAACGTATAGCTGTACAGAGGTGATTTCATCAATGCAAGATGAGGCGATACGGAGAGATTTCTGAAGGCATTCGAGAACTCGCTTGCCATCCCGGAATGGCGGCTGTGACGGACATTAACGTTTTGCAATCCAACACATCTAACATACCTTGTCATTCTTCTCCCGTCCGGGAACATCTCCTTGCCACCACATGTGACTCGCGTAAAGCACTGTTGTAGCTTGATGACTTTTCTTAAGAAGCCTGCTCCCATGCAATGCCGCCTTGGTGATCAAAGTATCGTAATTATCCGTTCCGAATACTCTACTTGTTTGCAAAGCCGAGATAATGCCGGTAATAGCTTGCAATTGTGCTCGAGATTCAGAAATGGACTCTTCATAAATGACAAATGCTTGGACAAAAAATTCGTAGGTAAGTTCCTCAAGGCGGCAGTCGTCGGCCACCTGGGcagcaagaaggaagagacgcAAGCATGTCTCCGGGGCTTCAACCTTGTGATACAAGATGGAAATGAGCTGGTGTATAAATTTGAACAAGGCCGATACTCTGGCCTCCCATTCGTCCTCGACGCTTTCCCTCGTCTTGAAGCGTCTAGCGAGTTGAATACTAGAGGCAATCAAGGGCGGGAAAGTGAATCGTATTCTCTCACCGCCTTCAGTGAAATGTCTCCTCGCTGTCTGCAGCAATTCAAATTGGTTGCCAAGGTCATCGGCCTTGAAGAGATGTACCATCCTGGCGACCCATCCCTGCTCTTCCGCCATCTCTCTCCAGTCGACTGCCTGACCTCTTCTCTGTGGTGCGCCGCCGCCAATAGTATGAtctttctggtctttgaCAAGTACAGCACAAAGGCCAAGCACACCAGTAACATCGTCAGAAGTTTCTATGAGTGTGTTGTGCTTAAGCACGGAGGAGACCACCGCTTGACCAATGGATAGACGGGTGGAATACGGCTGTACTGACAGAAGTGGAAGATATGAGGGGATAGCGAGTAAAGTGAGGGTTGAAACGTATGAGTTGATTGGTGCAAGAAGGAGTGCAAGGAGATTTGAGACGGTTTGAGAAGAGTGCAGATCGGGGCTGAGTCCAATATCAGCTCTATCATGCAGGAGATAAGCATGTGCACATACTTTTGAGAGTAATCGTGTACTTTTCCATGAGTAAAAGACAAGACCTGATCGACATATTCGAGGCGATCAGGGTAGCAACTCAAAGAAAGGTTTGTCAATGAGACACAAAGAGCGGTGATGTCCATGATAGACAAGTCTGGTCGAGCCTACAAAACATTAGTTGCGTCTTGGAGAATCTTGGCAATACGCGCCTTGATAAGTTCCACCACTTGTTGCCAAAAAACTTCGAAAAGCCTGACATCTTCAGGAATTCCTCTGAACTTCTTCGCggtttcttccttctccacctgTGCAGGAGTCGGGGCCGGTGATTCTCCTaatttctctccttccacgtGACTCTTGGATGACTCCCCGTTTAGATTTTCAGCGGTAGGAGTTGTAGAGGTTGCGTCAGTTGTAGCCCCCCATACATCCGCTTCAGCAGGCTTTGCCACCGGAGAAGGGGCAttcttctcgccctcctccacgttctttccttttcctctaGCGCCTTTGACTCTTTCTGCCAACCTTTttgcagcttcttcttcgcccctcctcttctcctcgggATCTTCGCTCTCTGCCTCCCTCACGGCGTATGCAGCAAGTCTGTCTATCAGAGCAATGACAATACCCTTGATATTCACTCTTGGATGCAATTGGGCGCAAGCGCCAAGAAAAGGTGTGAGTgtatggagatggaagtcGTCTGTAAATACTTGTATGACGACTTCCATCAAGTACTCTTGCGCGATAACGTCACGACAGTTGACAACTTGTTCGAGGACCGATGGGAGTATAATCTTGCGGTACATGTCCAAATCAACGCCATCTAACTGGGACAGACGGACGAGGTTGGTGCCGACGAGGATTCGAAGATCCCGACGTTCCATTTCGCGCTTCTCGCGTTCGCGAGAATGACCTTGGTGTTGTAGTCGCACCCAGAGCTTGTTCATCTCGATAAAGTTTGTGAGCACAAAACCAATAGAATCCTGGAGATTACCGCCAGGACTGCATGGCTGTTAGTAAGTTCGGTGGATACTGTTTCACATACCCATCGCTATTGCCGACAGGCAAGAAGTCCCTGGTCTGACCGGAGAGATAGTGTCGAAGAAACAAACCTCGAGTGGGATGCTGTACACCTCGGGACATCTCGAGCATGTCCTTCATGATTTCTTTGACGGGAGCGTCTGGCACGGACATATAAACAGACCCAACGGTAATCATCAAGTACAGCCGTGGTACAATATTACCTGCATATCTTTTCCCAAATTAGCCCCTGCCCAGCCCATGCTCGATTTCTTATCAGGGACTTACTGGACCAGCTCGTAAAGATCAGCCAGATGGTGTTTGCCCTCGGTATGGGCCTCATATAAGTAGTTGCTCAGAAACCTCAGACTGTCGAATACAGACATATATAGTTCATAGTATTGTTTTGGCGATAATGACGATGTTCGAAGTTCAGCAAGCATCGAAGAGGCGGCCTTGAGAGCTTCCATGATCTCGTCTTGGTCGAGGCATCTCTTAAGCTGCACAGTTTGAACCTTGACATTTGCCAAGGCATCTGAAAGAAGTTTGGCTTCGTCCATGGTAGGCTGGATGTTGTAAGATGGAGGTGGACGAGACGAGATTGTTGTACAATAGTATCAGTGTCGCGCTGGCGGTGAAGTCGCTCGACTTAAGCTTGTTAGATAATGGTCAAGGGAACGCTTGGCCGGAAAGGTACAGATTAAGCCAACTCCTTGGGCGTTTTGCACTTCCTGGCCGGACTATCGACAACTTTTCGGCTTTTTGGCTGATTCGGTGTTGGTCATGCCTTCATGCGTCATCTCACTCAATTCATTCTTGTCCAGCGCGTAGTACATATGTAATACTTAAATACACGCACGCATGCAGCAGTGGTAATCAACCTTACCATCATGTATTCGAAAGACAAACGGCCCAACATTACATCCTCTGCTGCCCAGTCTAATCATTCATCACAGACAAACGGCATTCCTGCCTCGACCTTTTCCACACCTTCTATCCAAACCAGAGCGCATGTCACCTCCTCCCAGCCTATGCCTCAGACTAGAACAACAGGACCAGAGGAAAAAGCAGAAGTAGATCCCAAATGGAGCGACGTGAGAGTGGTTCACCCTGCgtgggaaggatggggcATAGGTCCTGGTGGCAAGTCCAAACtttgatggaagaggaccCAAGGTATGTTGCTTGGTCATGTTGGGGTTAATACACATGATTTACCCTGTTGATGATCAGTAATAGTCTGCCAGTTACGAAAATTATATGTATGAGAAGTGTCGAGGCATGTATGATAGTCATTAGACTTATCTGCGTCTGATTGTCTAAAATCCGATCAACTACGCAGGCTACAACATTCACTTGTATATGATAATGCATATAATATCCCATCTTTGATTCCCATAATTGTCGTTGGCATAGATCACCCGATCTGAATTCGTCAAAGCCAGTATCCTATCCAGTACGGAGGATAACGTGGATACCAGAGTCCGTCTTGACAATCCCGCTCAGTTGCCCAACAGGAGTGTTGAAGGTGGCGTCCTGTGTCAAGGTTAGTAAGTTCGCCTATTACATATACTCACTCTACGAAAGACTGGCCACTTACTTCGAACGGCTTTTGCATTTGTCCTCTCCCAAACCATCCAAGATCACCACCCTTCTTTGCGCTTGAGCAATCGCTCTCTGTTGAAGCAATCTTTGCAAATTCCTTGGGCAGATCAGCCGGAGGGAGGGATTGCAGATATGCTATGTGCTGCTCAATGATAGATTGAGCCTCGTCGGAAGAGATTGTGATCTTATCCTGCGTCCAAAATCAGCCTGCATTGCAAAGTATCCTGATAAAGTCACACGAACATTTCTCCATGAAGCGGGTCTCCTGCTTCCAGCATGCTTTGCCAGGATATGGCTGGCCCTCACCTGACCTTCCTTGCCAACTGCGGTTTGAGGCAACTGTACATTCATGTACTTGGCCGCGCCAGGTAACTGCTGAATTTGCTCTGCGCTGAGTTCAGAAGGGGGTTCCCAAGTGGAGATGCTACGTTCCGTGTTGTAAAAATAGGGGATTTGACGAGAATTGGAGAAGCGAATCTCCCAACCGTTTGATGACATCTTGGCTAGGTTCCGTAAGTGGGCCACTAGTAAAGTGAAGCTAGAAAAATGTTACTTACTTGTGCTCAAGGTGGATGTGCAGCCCCGTGCGCAGAGGTTTGTGAAGTTAGAGAAATTGGATAAGACTTTTCTTGTTGCAGTAGCAAGGAATACGCTGGTAATGTACAATTACGGCGGTACTGTATGAAAAACAAATGCCGATTTCAGTAGAGTTGGTAGCTGCGTTCCGTCACACTGGCGTCCGcctttgttgttgttcgtTTGTGTTGAGTGAAAGTGGCTCATCGATCTCCCCAGTATTAGTTAGTTGCCACGGCTTCCGCGGAATCGTCCCCGGGTTCCGGCGGATCTGTTACCGGGACTATTATGACGCTGGGAACTCAGTCATCACTAAAGGGGAAGAAAATATAAAGTGGTTGAAACGCGAGAGCCTCGCCACGTTAGGGTCAGTTATAATGCCGCGGAGTTAACGACGCGTGAGGGTACGCGAACGGCGGCTGGATGCAAACACAGGAGGGGGAGGCCCTAGGGGTGTTGTTTTTGGCTtgctctcctcttttctgtttcttctttctctcttttctgCGACTACGAGTCCCAACAGTCGACAACCcaccttttttccttcctttcctaCTTCTCCAACCCCCATCAAAGAGTGAGTAATGCCTGTTTCACCATGGCGTGTGCTATGCCACGAAGGGTCTGTGCTGATCACAGTTGTGTGCCACCGCCCTCTAAAACGCGCTATGTCCACCCTGCACCTGCAACGACCCTTTCTCATGCCCTTATTCGCCTTTCATTATCTCTCTTATTTATATCTCTTCCCTACACTGTTGCACGATGGGCCGTTCAGTGCGAGAGATCGTTCACCTTCAAACCGGTCAGTGTGGTAACCAGATTGGTGCCAAGTTCTGGTGCGTCGCCTTTTATTTCTTACCTCGGACTCGTATTCACTCACCCACAGGGAGGTCGTTTCCGAGGAACACGGCATCCAGGCCGATGGCTCTTACAAGGGTACCACCGACACCCAGCTCGAGCGCATCAACGTCTACTACAACGAGGCCGCGGCGGGCAAGTATGTTCCTCGAGCCGTCCTCGTTGACCTCGAGCCCGGAACTATGGACTCCATCCGGGGCGGCCCTCTTGGTAGCCTTTTCAGGCCCGATAACTTGTGAGTTACGTTGGGAGGCCTCATGTGAACAGTAGCTCATCACTATATAGTGTTTTCGGCCAGTCAGGTGCCGGTAACAACTGGGCTAAGGGACACTATACAGAAGGTGCCGAGCTTGTTGACTCTGTTCTTGATGTTGTCCGACGAGAGGCCGAAGGCTGTGACTGCCTTCAAGGCTTCCAGATCACCCACTCTCTCGGTGGTGGTACCGGTGCCGGTATGGGTACACTTTTGATCTCCAAGATCCGAGAAGAGTTTCCCGACCGAATGATGTGCACCTTCTCTGTCGTTCCCTCTCCCAAGGTGCGTGCGTTTCAAACAAAATGCTCGAATATATGTTTAACTCTGTTCTAGGTCTCTGACACCGTTGTTGAGCCTTACAACGCAACTCTTTCCGTCCATCAGCTCGTTGAGAACTCTGACGAGACCTTCTGTATCGACAACGAGGCCCTCTATGACATTTGCTTGCGTACTCTCAAGCTCTCCACCCCCACATATGGTGACTTGAACCATCTCGTCTCTGTCGTTATGTCTGGTGTCACCACATGTCTTCGTTTCCCCGGTCAGCTTAACTCTGACCTTAGAAAGTTGGCCGTTAACATGGTGCCTttccctcgtcttcattTCTTCATGGTCGGCTTCGCGCCTCTCACCGCCCGAGGCTCCGCCAGCTACCGTGCCGTCACCGTTCCTGAGCTTACTCAGCAAATGTTTGACGCCAAGAACATGATGGCGGCCTCTGACCCTCGCCATGGTGTAAGCTCTCGCATCTGTATCAAACAATGAAATACTAATTTGGTTTTATTAGCGATACCTCACCGTCGCATGCTATTATCGAGGCAAGGTTTCgatgaaggaggttgaagaCCAGATTCAGTCTGTCCAGGCCAAGAACTCCGCTTACTTTGTTGAGTGGATTCCCGGAAACATCTCCGCCGCGCAATGGTGAGTTCAAATAATTATCATCTAGGAATTTCACTTACGAGAGCAATAATCGTTTAGTGACATCCCTCCTCGCGGTCTCAAGATGTCCTCTACCTTCATCTGCAACTCGACTTCCATCCAGTCGCTTTTCAAGCGTATCGGCGAGCAGTTCTCTGCCATGTACAGGCGAAAGGCTTTCGTGCATTGGTACACTGGAGAGGGTATGGATGAGCTTGAATTCGTAAGCATCTTGCCATTTTTCCCCCTAACAGATTACTAACAATAGTGGTTAGTCTGAAGCCGAATCCAACTTGCAAGACCTGGTTTCCGAGTACATGCAGTACCAGGAGGCCGGAGCGGACGACGAAATCTatggtgatgaggagatCCCcattgaggaggaggagatgtaAGATCTCCTCGTCCCTATGTTGCCCCTTCTACCCCACATTTACCCTTTGCATCCCTGCTTCGCACCCTGCCACACAGCGACTTAAAGGTCGTTGGGTTTTGCTAAAGGTTTATCTTATTCCCCGCATCTATATATCcccccctttcctttttgccTCACCCGGAGGTTGAGTTCTCCGATGTCTCGCTGATGAGACGGTGTGCTGCATACTTCGACATTCTATTCAGTGGTTGGTCTCTACAGTTCTATGCAACTCGTGAGGCCTGGCAGGTGTGATATTGATGTCCGGATATCTGCGAGGAGTCCGTCACAATGGGTGCATTGCTTACATAAATATCTATGATTTGGTCAACACTCGCTATTGCAAACAGTGATTTAGCCTCTTTTGGTTTTGAATAACATCACAGGTATGTTTATATCATTTATCATTCGCGAAACGTCCAGTCAGTATTTTTCCATTATCATCCGTCACCACGTTGCTGGCTCATTGGCTCAGCTGGCTCATTGGCTCATTGGCTCAAATGAGCCAGCAACGTGATCGCTGCCCTGTGTGAGCCATGTCACCATGTTCAGGCTCTTAAGTCGCGGCAATGAATTCCTTTGTTCCTTGTCACAATATCAATACAAAGGAGCACTCATCGTTCCTTACACATCTCGAGCAATTTTGTGCCAGCAAACGTCGGCTCCCATTTCTAGATTGCCAAGTCAAGGCAGGATCGCAACATGGATAGCCCCGTAATCGGTTAAGTCTCCTGCGAAGGAGAACTAGATCGTGAGAAATTGCGTTGTAGGCGATGATGACCAAACTTTTATCAGCAGATCTCTTCGCAGATTAACACAGGTGATCTATCCGAGCATTAAGAGATGTTACAACCAAACCCTGAAAGGAGATAACACTCAAAGGAGCGATCGGGGCAGGAAAGCAGATGCAAAATGGCGCTTAGCCACTCCCGGAAGACCATGGGAGGATAACTATCGTCTGTTAAGAGGGCAAATCATCCATTGCCAGGTCAACTCCTGATTTTCAAGGGAGCAAACAGACACAAAAGAGTACGGTTGGAAAATATACAGAAGGTCAGGTAAGGGTTATAATGAAATTAGAACTAAAGTCAGCCCCAAGTGTTTCACTCATTGATTCATTTGGACTTGATAAAAGCTTCAACTGTACTAGTCCCGTATAACTACTTCGAAATCATCCACACTTCTTCGGTTTCGGGGAGTTGAATCAGAGTACCATTTACTCTTTTCGACCCTCAATCCATCCATCATGATTCCCGAAGATCATCAACCGTtaccctctcttccctcttctccctctcccgaGTTTAAACCTCTCATTCCCCTATCTCCAGAGCCCCATTCGctttctcctcccctccgGACAGTTACTCCCTCCCAATCTCAACAACCAATCAAAACCATTGCTACACACAAAAAGAATGCGTCCATAAATCAAGGTTCTCGATTCCCTTCCTGTACCCCGCAAAACGATCGACAATGCACAAATTGCGGTGAGACGGATACGCCTCAATGGAGAGGAACACTGTGTAATGCATGTGCACTctggaaaagaagcagGGGCACTGATAGACCTTTACCATTATTGTTCCCGGTCAGAAAACGAAGTCTCAGTTGCGgtgatgacgaagagggtgaaagagagaggagcCCTGATGAAATCTTAGAGAGTTGGAAGCTGAGGAATCACGTTACTGGTTATAGGAGAACCTTAGTAAGTCAATTGGATCGCTTGCGAGAGCAAGTCGTCATTAACTCCCTCCGACAGTCAATTCAACCCCATCCTGTAAC
Proteins encoded in this window:
- a CDS encoding long-chain acyl-CoA synthetase, coding for MTSLNSFPLFERIITHAQSAPASEAIVDVPHSLTITYSQLYADILSLGSTLRPLLSVPEARVVVLCEKGYLVALSMLSIWTAGGLSVKILPSLPLPEQSYMAINSDASLVICDANNKPRADELKADMEKEDIKAMVLEINLNGVRKAVYGKNGAEALSKMSELHGERRAMMLFTSVTRHSALTAQVSAVVQFWRWTSSDNLLHTLPLNHLHGIVVALLPTIWAGATVELWEKFDGRGIWMRWINNEGKIPITMFFGVPTVYSRLIQSHSMLPKELRPIASEASSKLCLQVSGSAPLPESIKKTWERKEVLEADKYCVIASTGWENDKRVKGHVGYALPGTEIRLWNEELNQAITAFDTQGEIRVRGPSITTEYWRLPEATAKEFVDAGSSLVILVLGRKSTDIIKSGGEKISALEIERAILELPGMKDCAVVGVDDEEWGQIVSVCLVTSRPSVTVNGIRNELRSVLAPYKLPKLLKVYEGEIPRNNMGKVNKKKLALEAFPKWIVRYIRIRLQFILMHPY
- a CDS encoding vacuolar protein sorting-associated protein VPS35, which translates into the protein MDEAKLLSDALANVKVQTVQLKRCLDQDEIMEALKAASSMLAELRTSSLSPKQYYELYMSVFDSLRFLSNYLYEAHTEGKHHLADLYELVQYAGNIVPRLYLMITVGSVYMSVPDAPVKEIMKDMLEMSRGVQHPTRGLFLRHYLSGQTRDFLPVGNSDGPGGNLQDSIGFVLTNFIEMNKLWVRLQHQGHSREREKREMERRDLRILVGTNLVRLSQLDGVDLDMYRKIILPSVLEQVVNCRDVIAQEYLMEVVIQVFTDDFHLHTLTPFLGACAQLHPRVNIKGIVIALIDRLAAYAVREAESEDPEEKRRGEEEAAKRLAERVKGARGKGKNVEEGEKNAPSPVAKPAEADVWGATTDATSTTPTAENLNGESSKSHVEGEKLGESPAPTPAQVEKEETAKKFRGIPEDVRLFEVFWQQVVELIKARPDLSIMDITALCVSLTNLSLSCYPDRLEYVDQVLSFTHGKVHDYSQNPDLHSSQTVSNLLALLLAPINSYVSTLTLLAIPSYLPLLSVQPYSTRLSIGQAVVSSVLKHNTLIETSDDVTGVLGLCAVLVKDQKDHTIGGGAPQRRGQAVDWREMAEEQGWVARMVHLFKADDLGNQFELLQTARRHFTEGGERIRFTFPPLIASSIQLARRFKTRESVEDEWEARVSALFKFIHQLISILYHKVEAPETCLRLFLLAAQVADDCRLEELTYEFFVQAFVIYEESISESRAQLQAITGIISALQTSRVFGTDNYDTLITKAALHGSRLLKKSHQATTVLYASHMWWQGDVPGREKNDKPPFRDGKRVLECLQKSLRIASSCIDEITSVQLYVDALDRYVYYFEQGVEAVTPKYVNSLVELITSNIDSVNSGGDVHPSSAGGGLVEGVSGGDMIIKHFRNTLLYIRGRQRQVQADVGDQGDEREGEEGKKKVDWESVDVAGGCLKMGLTH
- a CDS encoding peptidyl-prolyl cis-trans isomerase NIMA-interacting 1 → MSSNGWEIRFSNSRQIPYFYNTERSISTWEPPSELSAEQIQQLPGAAKYMNVQLPQTAVGKEGQVRASHILAKHAGSRRPASWRNDKITISSDEAQSIIEQHIAYLQSLPPADLPKEFAKIASTESDCSSAKKGGDLGWFGRGQMQKPFEDATFNTPVGQLSGIVKTDSGIHVILRTG
- a CDS encoding tubulin beta chain; translated protein: MREIVHLQTGQCGNQIGAKFWEVVSEEHGIQADGSYKGTTDTQLERINVYYNEAAAGKYVPRAVLVDLEPGTMDSIRGGPLGSLFRPDNFVFGQSGAGNNWAKGHYTEGAELVDSVLDVVRREAEGCDCLQGFQITHSLGGGTGAGMGTLLISKIREEFPDRMMCTFSVVPSPKVSDTVVEPYNATLSVHQLVENSDETFCIDNEALYDICLRTLKLSTPTYGDLNHLVSVVMSGVTTCLRFPGQLNSDLRKLAVNMVPFPRLHFFMVGFAPLTARGSASYRAVTVPELTQQMFDAKNMMAASDPRHGRYLTVACYYRGKVSMKEVEDQIQSVQAKNSAYFVEWIPGNISAAQCDIPPRGLKMSSTFICNSTSIQSLFKRIGEQFSAMYRRKAFVHWYTGEGMDELEFSEAESNLQDLVSEYMQYQEAGADDEIYGDEEIPIEEEEM